The following proteins are encoded in a genomic region of Streptococcus sp. 29892:
- the rpsG gene encoding 30S ribosomal protein S7 codes for MSRKNQAPKREVLPDPLYNSKLVTRLINRVMLDGKRGTAASIVYGAFDQIKEATGNDALEVFETAMENIMPVLEVRARRVGGSNYQVPVEVRPERRTTLGLRWLVTIARNRGEHTMIDRLAKEIMDAANNTGAAVKKREDTHKMAEANRAFAHFRW; via the coding sequence ATGAGTCGTAAAAATCAAGCGCCTAAGCGCGAAGTATTGCCAGATCCATTGTATAACTCAAAATTGGTAACTCGTTTGATCAACCGTGTTATGTTGGACGGTAAACGTGGTACTGCTGCATCAATCGTTTACGGTGCCTTTGATCAAATCAAAGAAGCAACTGGTAACGATGCACTTGAAGTATTTGAAACAGCAATGGAAAACATCATGCCTGTACTTGAAGTACGTGCACGTCGTGTCGGTGGTTCTAACTACCAAGTTCCAGTTGAAGTTCGTCCAGAGCGTCGTACAACACTTGGTCTTCGTTGGTTGGTAACAATCGCTCGTAACCGTGGTGAGCACACTATGATCGATCGCCTTGCGAAAGAAATCATGGATGCAGCAAACAACACAGGTGCAGCTGTTAAGAAACGTGAAGACACCCATAAAATGGCAGAAGCAAACCGCGCATTCGCACACTTCCGCTGGTAA
- the rpsL gene encoding 30S ribosomal protein S12: MPTINQLVRKPRKSKVEKSKSPALNVGYNSRKKVQTNVSSPQKRGVATRVGTMTPKKPNSALRKFARVRLSNLIEVTAYIPGIGHNLQEHSVVLLRGGRVKDLPGVRYHIVRGALDTAGVNDRKQGRSKYGTKRPKG, translated from the coding sequence ATGCCTACAATTAACCAGTTGGTACGTAAACCACGTAAGTCTAAAGTAGAAAAATCTAAATCACCAGCTTTGAACGTTGGTTACAACAGCCGTAAAAAAGTTCAAACTAACGTTTCATCACCACAAAAACGCGGTGTTGCAACTCGTGTCGGAACAATGACACCTAAAAAACCTAACTCAGCCCTTCGTAAATTCGCTCGTGTACGTTTGAGCAACCTTATCGAAGTTACTGCTTACATCCCAGGTATCGGCCACAACTTGCAAGAGCACAGCGTTGTTCTTCTTCGTGGTGGACGTGTAAAAGACCTTCCAGGGGTACGTTACCATATCGTTCGTGGTGCGCTTGATACTGCAGGTGTTAACGATCGTAAGCAAGGCCGTTCTAAATACGGTACTAAACGTCCAAAAGGCTAA